Part of the Microbacterium immunditiarum genome is shown below.
CGAACGGCGCGCCGATCAACGGCACGCCCGAGCAGGCGCTCGCGGATCTCGCGCACCAGACCGATCTCGTGAAGCTCGGCCTCGCGGGCAACCTCCGCGACTACGCGCTGACCGACCACACGGGCACAGTCAGGGCGGGTGACGAGCTCGACTACCGCGGCTCGCCCGCGGGGTACGCCGACCAGCCCGACGAGATCATCACGTACGTCGACGCGCACGACAACGAGACGCTGTACGACTTGTCGGTGCTGAAGCTTCCCGCCGACACGCCCATGGCCGACCGCGTCCGCATGAACACGCTGTCGCTGGCGACCACGGTGTTCGCGCAGACCCCGTCGTTCTGGCACGCCGGCACGGAGCTGCTGCGTTCGAAGTCGCTCGATCGCAACAGCTACAACTCGGGCGACTGGTTCAACCGCATCGACTGGACCGGGCAGGAGTCGACGTTCGGCTCGGGCCTCCCTCGCGCGGCCGACAACCAGGACTCGTGGGCGATCAAGCAGCCGCTCCTGGCCAACCCGGCGAACAAGCCCGGTGCGTCCGACATCGCGACCGCCGAGGCATCCGCCCTCGATCTGCTGCGAGTGCGCGAAGAGGTGGGCCTGCTGCGTCTCGGGTCTGCCGAGCTCATCGACGCGAAGGTCACCTTCCCGGGAAGTGGACCGGATGCCGCACCCGGCCTCATCGCGATGCTCATCGACGACCGGGCAGGCGCCGACGTCGATGCGAAGCTCGACGGCGCACTCGTGGTCTTCAACGCGGGGGTCGAGCCGGTGACCCAGGCTGTACCGGGGCTCGAAGGGCGTTCGTTCGCGCTGACGCCCGCGCTCGCGAACGGCTCGGACCCCGTCGTGAAGACGACGACCTGGGACGCCGCGACCGGCACGATCACGATCCCCGCGCGCACCGCCGCAGTGCTCGTCGAGCGCGAGCCCGTCGCGACGCACACGCTCGTCGCGCCGACGAGGCTGCTCGCGAAGGCGGGCACCGCGGTGCCGGTGTCGGGCCGCATCGTCGCGGAGGACGGCTCGGCGCCCGTGGGCACCGTGACCGTGACCGACAACGGCAAGGTGGTCGCGACGGTCGAGCTCGATGGGGCGTCGAAGGGCAGGGTCGACGTGAAGGTGACGCTGCCGGAGCGGGGCATCCACCTCATCCGCACGACCTTCACAGGACAGGGCGCACACCGGGACTCGGGAGCGCTGATCCCGATCCCGGTGATCGTGTACTGACGGGAGCCCTCTCGCCTGGCCGCGCGGCCAGGATGGCCTGTTACTTGGATGTCCAAGTATCATGGGAGTCGTGCCAACGACGGCACACGGGCCGAACGCCCCCACGAAGGGCCGGTCCGGGTTGTGAACCGAGGAGACCCCCATGGCGACCACCCTGAGCAACCCCGCGATGACCGCGGAGGAGCGAGCAGCGATCATCGAGGCGGTGCGCGAGTTCGCGCAGACCGAGCTCGAGCCGAAAGCGATCGAGTGGGACGAGAAGTCCCACTTCCCGAGAGACGTCCTCCAGCGAGCCGGTGAGCTCGGCATCGGCGGCATCACGGTCCGCGAGAAGTCGGGTGGCACCGGGCTCGCCCGCGTCGACGCGGCCGCCGTCTACGAGGAGCTCGCGAAGGGCGACCCCGCGATCGCGTCGTACATCTCGATCCACAACATGGTCGCGTGGATGATCGACACCTACGGCAACGACGCCCAGCGGGCCGAGTGGCTTCCGACCCTCACCTCGATGCAGGGCTTCGGCGCGTACTGCCTCACCGAGCCGGGAGCGGGGTCGGATGCCGCGGCCATCGCGACCTCCGCGATCCGCGACGGCGACGAGTACGTCATCACGGGTGTGAAGCAGTTCATCTCGGGCGGGGGTGAGGCATCCGTCTATGTCGTCATGGCCCGCACCGGCGACCCCGGCGCCCGCGGGATCACCGCGTTCGTCGTGCCGGACGGCACGCCGGGCCTGTCGTTCGGCCAGCTCGAGAAGAAGATGGGCTGGCACGCGCAGCCGACCCGTCAGGTGATCCTCGACGAGGTGCGCGTGCCCGCCGACGCCGTGCTCGGCGAGCTCGGCCAGGGCTTCAAGATCGCGATGAACGGTCTCAACGGCGGTCGCATCAACATCGCCGCGTGCTCGATCGGCGGTGCGCAGTGGGCGCTCGACAAGGCGCGTCGCTACGTGCACGAGCGGTTCACGTTCGGCGAGCCGCTCGCCGAGAAGCAGTCCGTCGTCTTCACGCTCGCCGACATGACGACTGAGCTGCACGCGGCGCGCCTCATGGTGCAGGACGCCGCCACCGCGCTCGACCAGAAGGAGCCGGATGCCGCGGTCCGCGCCGCGATGGCGAAGCGCTTCGCGACCGACGTCGGCTTCCGCGTCGCGAATGCGGCGCTGCAGCTTCACGGCGGCTACGGCTACCTGCAGGATTACGGCATCGAGAAGGTGGTGCGCGACCTGCGCGTGCACCAGATCCTGGAAGGGACGAACGAGATCATGCGCGTCATCATCGGCCGTGACCTGCTGGAGCGTGCCTCGTGACCGCCGTCGAACAGGGCGCTCGCGTCGCATTCCTCGGACTCGGGCACATGGGCCTGCCGATGGCCCGCAACCTGAAGTCCGCCGGGTACGACGTCGTCGGCTTCGACGTGTCGCAGACCGCCATGCAGGCCGCGAACGAGGCCGGCGTCGAGACGGCGTCGTCAGGGCCGGATGCGGCGGCCACCGCGCGCGTCGTCATCACGATGTTCCAGACGGGCGCCCAGGTGCTCGCCGCCTACTCGGGCCGCGACGGGGTCGACGGACTCGTCGACGTCGCGAAGCCCGGCACGCTGTTCATCGACTGCTCGACGATCTCGGTCGACGAGGCGCGCGAAGCGCACACGCTCGCGGAGGTCGCCGGGCACCGCGCCCTCGACGCGCCCGTGTCGGGGGGTGTCGTCGGCGCCGAGAACGCGACGCTCGCGTTCATGGTCGGCGGAGGCGACGAGGACTTCGAGGCGGCACGCCCGCTGCTCGAGGCGATGGGCCGCCGGGTCGTGCACTGCGGCGGCGACGGCCTCGGCCAGGCCGCGAAGGTGTGCAACAACATGATCCTCGCGGTGTCACAGATCGCCGTCGCCGAGGCGTTCGTGCTGGGGGAGCGGCTGGGGCTCACGCATCAGGCGCTCTTCGACGTCGCCTCGAACGCGTCGGGCAAGTGCTGGGCTCTCACGACGAACTGCCCTGTGCCGGGACCGGTGCCGACGTCGCCCGCGAACCGCGACTACCAGCCCGGCTTCGCCGGGTCGCTCATGGCGAAGGACCTCGGCCTCGCCGAGCGGGCGATCGAGTCGACCGGCGTCGACGCGAAGCTCGGGCTCATGGCGCGCGAGATCTACAAGGAGTTCGCGGAGGGGCAGGGCGCGAACCAGGACTTCTCCGGGATCATCAACACGGTCCGGGCCGCCTCCGGAGATCGTCTCTGACGCGACTCAGGCGTCGGGTCGCGTCTCGGAGTTCGGGTCGGCACTCGGCTCGGCGTCCTCGAAGTCGCCGGCATCGCGGCGCATGCGCGTGATGAGGTCGACAAGCTGCTCGGCGTCTCCGCGAGTGAGCCCCGGACGTTCGAAGACGGCTCGGTTGAGGGCCGCCGTCGCGCGCTCCGACAGTTCCCGTCCGGCGTCGGTGAGCACGACGAGGGTCGCGCGTCCGTCGCCGGGGTGGGGCTCGCGCCGCACGAGCCCGACGGCCTCGAGCCGGTCGACCGTGTTCGTGACGCTCGCCGGATGCACCTGGAGGCGCGCGCTGGCGGAGACCATCGGCATCCGTCCGGAGCTCGAGAAGCTCAACAGAGTGAGCAGCTCGTAGCGCGCGAACGTGAGCTGCAAGGGGCGCAGCGTCTCGTCGACGCGCGCCAGGAAGAGCTGGTGCGCCCGCATGATCGACGTCACCGCCGACATGCCGGGCGCGGCATCCGCCCACCCGTGCGCGATCCACTGGCGCTGCGCCTCGGCGATCGGGTCGATCGGCAGTCGTCTGTTGCGGGCCACGGCTACCTCCGGATTCAGACTAGCCAGCGCGCTCTCGCGGCCGGAACCGGCCTGCGTCACGCGCCCTTGGGCAGCCCGAGAATCCGCTCCGCGATGATGTTGCGCTGGATCTCGGATGTCCCGCCGTAGATCGTCGCGGCCATCGACTCCAGGTACTCGTCGAACTGCGCACGGGGCGCGTGGCCGCCGACGCCGCCGACCTCCAGGGCGAAGCGCGCCGCCTCCTGCACGGACTCGGATCCGTAGAGCTTCAGGATGCCCGCCAGCGGCGTCTCGCTGCCCGCCACCCGCGCGCCGACCGTTCGGATGCCGGTCAGTCGGATGGCTTCCGTCTCGGCCAGCAGGCGACCGAGACGCACGTGGCTGTGCGCGCCCGGCGCGGGTCCCCGAAGCACGGGGTCCAGCGCGCGCTGCATCTCGAGCCAGTTGTTGATCCAGATCATGTCGCGCTCGTGATCGAGCGCCGACATCGCGACCCGCCATCCGCCGTTCACTTCGCCGAGGACGTTCTCGGCGGGGATCTCGACGTCGTCGAGGAACACCTCGCAGAACGTCTCGATGCTGGAGCCCGCGGTTCGGATCGGTCGCGCGGTGACACCGGGTGCGTCCATGTCGAGGATGAGGCAGGTGATGCCGCGATGCTTCGGAGCATCGGGGTCGGTGCGGACGTAGAGCGTGCACCACCGGGACTCGTCGGCCTGCGTCGTCCAGACTTTCTGGCCGTTCACGACGAAGACGTCATCGCGGCGGATCGCTGTGGTCCGGAGCGACGCGAGGTCAGAGCCGGCGCCCGGTTCGGACATCCCCAGCGCCCACCACGCCTCGCCGCGCAGCGTCGGGCGCAGGTACTTCTCCTGCTGGGCCGCGGTGCCGAACTGCACGAGCGCGGGCGCCACGACCCCCGTCGCCTGGATGTTCATCTGCCGCGGCACGCGACGCACGGCTCCCTCGATGCGGACGGAGAGCGCCTCGGTGAGGGCGAGGTCGCGGCCGCCGCGCTCGCGCGGCCACTCGGGCACGAGCCACCCTTCGTCGAAGCACGCCGCCTGGAAGTGGGCGCGCAGCTCCACGTCGTCGCGGTAGTCCGCGTAGCGCTCGTCGTAGTCGGACGGCAGGGCGTCGGCCAGGAACATACGGTAGTCGTCGAGCGAGGTCATCGCGCGGATCCTTCCGTGAGGCTTTCGGCGCCGGCGGCGGCGTACAGGTCATCGGCGTTGCCGAGGAACGCCGCAGTGTGCCGGGCGCGGCGGACGAACAGCGGCGCGTCGGACTCCCACGTGAGGCCCATTGCGCCCAGCAGCTGCACCTGCAGATCGGAGCAGCGCACGGCGGCATCGGCGGCCGCCGCCTTGGCGAGCATGCCGAGGCGCCGTGAGTCCGCCCCGAGCGGGGCCGTCGAGGCCTCGACGGCGGCGCCCAGTGTGAGGCTGCGCGCGCGCTCCACCAGGACGTACGCGTCGGCGAGGAGGTGCTTCACGGCCTGGAACGAGCCGATGGTGCGCCCGAACTGCTCGCGTGTGAGGACGTGGCCGATCGCGCCGTCGAGTGCGCCCGCGGCGACGCCGACCAGATCCGCGGCGACGCAGACGCGGGCCGGGGCGAGGACCGACTCGCAGTCGGAGTCCACTTCGTGCTCGTCGATGACGGCCGCATCGGCGAACTCCACGGCGGCACGGGAGTCATCTACTCCCTGCACCGGGCGGCGATCGGCCGAGGCGACGGAGAGGACACGGATGCGGCACCCCCCGTCCCTCGCGTCGACAGCCACCGAGGTGGTCGCTGTGCGGCCGTCGAAGCCCAGCCATCGCGCTGCGCCGCGCGGCACCGCGATGGTCGAGGGCTGCGTCGGGGGCTCGGTGACCGGCGCTCCGATCGCGAGGAGGGTCTGGGTCGCGGCTGCCGTCGCGAGGAGGGGCACGGGGAGGAGTGCCCGCCCTGCCTGCTCGAGAACCGCGGCAAGGTCGACCAGCGAGCCCAGTCCGTCCACGGACTCAGGCAGCCCGATCGCGGTGTAGCCCTGCTCCACGACAGGCTGCCAGAGGTGATCGGCCGGCTCGCGTCCGACGGCCGCGCGGACCTCGGCGGTGGAGAACAAAGCGGCGAAGTGCTCGCGGGCCGCCTCCTCGAGTTCGAGAGTCTGCTCCGAGGGCACATAGAGATTCCAATCGATCTCGCTCGCCGCCGACGTGGTGACCATGATTCCTTCTTTCAATCTTTTACAAGATTACGCCAAATCTGAGTGTAGCGTGTCGCCCGCGAGGGGCGGGACGGATCGTCTTCGACACCGATATGTTTGCCACGGAGAGCAAAGGGCGGCCCGTGAGCGAAATGTCGGAGAGATCGTTCAACCATCGCTTCGGCATGTCCTCGCGAGTGGCGGAGTCCATCGCCGCCGATCTGCGCAAGCGCATCCTCCGCGGCGACGCCGATGGCGAGCCCCTCCCGCGGCAAGACGACCTGACCCGACAGTACGGCGTGAGCGGGCCGTCGCTGCGCGAAGCGCTCCGCATTCTGGAGGCCGAGGGGCTCATCACCGTACGTCGTGGCAAGTTCGGCGGAGCATACGTGCACAAGCCGGACTGGTCGTCGGCCGCCTACGCACTGGCCCTCTCACTGCAGGGTCAGGGTGCCACGCTCACCGACCTCGCCCGATCGCTGCTCGTATTCGAGCCGATGTGCGCGGCGGGCTGCGCATCCCGTCCGGACCGCGCCGAGACGATCGTGCCCGAGCTCAAGGGCAATCTCGCCGACACCGAGGCGCGCATCGGCGACTCCGTGCGGTTCTCCGCCTCGGCCCGCAGGTTCCACGACCTGCTGGTCGGAGGTCTCGCCGAGGAGTCGCTGCGATTGATCGTGCGCAGCATGGTCGCCATCTGGTCGATCCAGGAGCAGATCTGGGCCGAGACGGTGACTGCGTCCGCTCAGTATCCGGAGCCGGAATCGCAGCGCGAGGCCTATCGAACCCACGCCGCTATGCTCCGCCTGATCGAGGACGGCGATGTGGAAGGCGCGCGACGGCTCAGCGTCACGCACCTCGAGGCGAGCCAGGCGATCGTGCTGAAGCGGTTCGGCGGCGAGGTCGTCGACGCGTCATCCCTCGCGGCGGTGCAGGCGTTCAAGAGCCTCTGACGCCTCCGGCGCGCTCCGCGAATGCGGACTCAGAGCTTGTCCAGCGACGCCGCGCGTCCGCCGACGGCGGCAGCGAGGAGGAGTCCCGCGGCCGTCACCGCCGACATGATGATGGCGATCGTCGCGACCATCGGGTATGAACCGCGCGACCACTGGTCGTACAGCAGCGTGCCGAGTACCTGCACACGTGTCGATCGCACGAACATCGACGCGGCGAACTCGTGGGTGAGGATGACGAACATGAGGATGCTCGCGCCGGCGAGCGCCCCGCGCATCATCGGCACCATGACGCCGAGATGTGTCCGCAGCACGCCGGCTCCGCTTGCTCGGGCGGCATCCTCGTAGGTGGAGCCCAGCGTCATCCGCGCCGTGAGCTGGAGGCGGACCGTGAAGGGCAGCACCAGCACCACATAGACGAGGATCATGAGCAGCGGCGTCCCGTACAGCATGAATGGATTGCCCAGGTACACGTACAGGAAGCCGACGCCGAAGACGACGGCCGGAACGCCGAGGGGAACCTGGGTGATCGTGTCGATGATCGCGCGCACCACCGCGTTGCCCCGGCGCCGGTAGAGCACCTCGGTGAGCAGGTATCCGAGCGGCAGCGCTATCCCCATGGCCGCCAGCGATACGACGACGCTCGTGGTCAGCGCGTTGATGACGGCGGGGTCGTCGAAGGCCTTGAAGTAGTTGTCGAAGGTGAGTCTCGTGAGATCGACGGAGGAGGTCCAGAACGGCGAGAGCGAGACGAGGATGAGCGCGAGGAACGGCAGCACCAGGGTGACGATGCCGTAGACGATGATCGCCGGGGCGGCCAGGGGCGACGGCTTCAGCGGCCGCGTCGCACCGCGGGTGCCCGCGGTGACGAACCTGAAGTCGCGGCGAAGAAGGATTCGCTGGGCCACGATGAAGACGATTCCCGCGACGAGGAGAGGGGAGGCGACCGCGGCGGAGAGCGGGAAGTCGACCGGGGACTCGCCGCCGAAGCGGTAGACCTCGGTGGCGAGTACGCGAATGCCCTCGCGAGTTCCGAGGAACTGTGGTGCGGTGAGCTGGCCGAGTCCGAGAAGCATGGCGAACGCCGCCGAATACACCAGCGCGGGCCGCAGGAGCGGGATCACGATGAGGACGAAGGTGCGAACTGGTCCGGCGCCGGCGATCAAGGACGCTTCGATGCTCTCGTAGTTGAACTGGCGAAGGCTCGACTGGACGAACAGGAAGATCAGCGGTACGAGCTGGATGCCGGTGACGAGGATGACGCCCGCGACGGTGTACACGTTGAGCGGACCGGCCGGCAGCCCGACTTCGGGCTGCTCGACGTGGACGAACGGCAGCTGACGCAGCAGGAGGTTGATGTAGCCGACCTGCGGCGAGAAGAGGAACGCCCAGCCGACGACGACGGCCACCGCCGGGAGCACCATGGGCAGGATGGGGATCGTCGCCAGCCAGCGCATCCCCTGCGGCAGCCGCATCGCGAACCACGCGAGCAGCGTGCCGAGTCCGACGGCGATGACCAGGGACCCGGCCCCGAGGAGGAGGGTGGTGAACAGGGTCTGACCCAGGTTGGGCAGGGCGATGGCCTCGCGATACGCCTCGGCGCCGTTCTCCAGTGCGAGGTACTGCAGCCTTCCGAGCGGGAACAGCACGAGGTACGCGAGGATCAGCACCAGCCCGGTCGACAGCCCGTGCCGGCGCACCCACAGGCCGAGCCTGCTCGCAGGACGTGTGTCCTCGCCGCTGGTCGGCGCGGCGGCCGTCAATGTCGACTCGATGGCCATGAGTTATACGTTAATAATCTTTATATAAAAAAGTCAACGTCGCGCTACAGTGACTGCTATGGCGACGTCCCTCTTCATCGTGCACACCAATCCGGTCGAGGGCCGCGAGTCGGAGTTCGAGGACTGGTACACCAACCGCCACCTCGCCGACGTCGTGGCGATCCCCGGGTTCGTCCGTGCG
Proteins encoded:
- a CDS encoding acyl-CoA dehydrogenase family protein, with translation MATTLSNPAMTAEERAAIIEAVREFAQTELEPKAIEWDEKSHFPRDVLQRAGELGIGGITVREKSGGTGLARVDAAAVYEELAKGDPAIASYISIHNMVAWMIDTYGNDAQRAEWLPTLTSMQGFGAYCLTEPGAGSDAAAIATSAIRDGDEYVITGVKQFISGGGEASVYVVMARTGDPGARGITAFVVPDGTPGLSFGQLEKKMGWHAQPTRQVILDEVRVPADAVLGELGQGFKIAMNGLNGGRINIAACSIGGAQWALDKARRYVHERFTFGEPLAEKQSVVFTLADMTTELHAARLMVQDAATALDQKEPDAAVRAAMAKRFATDVGFRVANAALQLHGGYGYLQDYGIEKVVRDLRVHQILEGTNEIMRVIIGRDLLERAS
- the mmsB gene encoding 3-hydroxyisobutyrate dehydrogenase, producing the protein MTAVEQGARVAFLGLGHMGLPMARNLKSAGYDVVGFDVSQTAMQAANEAGVETASSGPDAAATARVVITMFQTGAQVLAAYSGRDGVDGLVDVAKPGTLFIDCSTISVDEAREAHTLAEVAGHRALDAPVSGGVVGAENATLAFMVGGGDEDFEAARPLLEAMGRRVVHCGGDGLGQAAKVCNNMILAVSQIAVAEAFVLGERLGLTHQALFDVASNASGKCWALTTNCPVPGPVPTSPANRDYQPGFAGSLMAKDLGLAERAIESTGVDAKLGLMAREIYKEFAEGQGANQDFSGIINTVRAASGDRL
- a CDS encoding MarR family transcriptional regulator translates to MARNRRLPIDPIAEAQRQWIAHGWADAAPGMSAVTSIMRAHQLFLARVDETLRPLQLTFARYELLTLLSFSSSGRMPMVSASARLQVHPASVTNTVDRLEAVGLVRREPHPGDGRATLVVLTDAGRELSERATAALNRAVFERPGLTRGDAEQLVDLITRMRRDAGDFEDAEPSADPNSETRPDA
- a CDS encoding acyl-CoA dehydrogenase family protein, encoding MTSLDDYRMFLADALPSDYDERYADYRDDVELRAHFQAACFDEGWLVPEWPRERGGRDLALTEALSVRIEGAVRRVPRQMNIQATGVVAPALVQFGTAAQQEKYLRPTLRGEAWWALGMSEPGAGSDLASLRTTAIRRDDVFVVNGQKVWTTQADESRWCTLYVRTDPDAPKHRGITCLILDMDAPGVTARPIRTAGSSIETFCEVFLDDVEIPAENVLGEVNGGWRVAMSALDHERDMIWINNWLEMQRALDPVLRGPAPGAHSHVRLGRLLAETEAIRLTGIRTVGARVAGSETPLAGILKLYGSESVQEAARFALEVGGVGGHAPRAQFDEYLESMAATIYGGTSEIQRNIIAERILGLPKGA
- a CDS encoding acyl-CoA dehydrogenase family protein, which gives rise to MVTTSAASEIDWNLYVPSEQTLELEEAAREHFAALFSTAEVRAAVGREPADHLWQPVVEQGYTAIGLPESVDGLGSLVDLAAVLEQAGRALLPVPLLATAAATQTLLAIGAPVTEPPTQPSTIAVPRGAARWLGFDGRTATTSVAVDARDGGCRIRVLSVASADRRPVQGVDDSRAAVEFADAAVIDEHEVDSDCESVLAPARVCVAADLVGVAAGALDGAIGHVLTREQFGRTIGSFQAVKHLLADAYVLVERARSLTLGAAVEASTAPLGADSRRLGMLAKAAAADAAVRCSDLQVQLLGAMGLTWESDAPLFVRRARHTAAFLGNADDLYAAAGAESLTEGSAR
- a CDS encoding FadR/GntR family transcriptional regulator; its protein translation is MSSRVAESIAADLRKRILRGDADGEPLPRQDDLTRQYGVSGPSLREALRILEAEGLITVRRGKFGGAYVHKPDWSSAAYALALSLQGQGATLTDLARSLLVFEPMCAAGCASRPDRAETIVPELKGNLADTEARIGDSVRFSASARRFHDLLVGGLAEESLRLIVRSMVAIWSIQEQIWAETVTASAQYPEPESQREAYRTHAAMLRLIEDGDVEGARRLSVTHLEASQAIVLKRFGGEVVDASSLAAVQAFKSL
- a CDS encoding ABC transporter permease: MAIESTLTAAAPTSGEDTRPASRLGLWVRRHGLSTGLVLILAYLVLFPLGRLQYLALENGAEAYREAIALPNLGQTLFTTLLLGAGSLVIAVGLGTLLAWFAMRLPQGMRWLATIPILPMVLPAVAVVVGWAFLFSPQVGYINLLLRQLPFVHVEQPEVGLPAGPLNVYTVAGVILVTGIQLVPLIFLFVQSSLRQFNYESIEASLIAGAGPVRTFVLIVIPLLRPALVYSAAFAMLLGLGQLTAPQFLGTREGIRVLATEVYRFGGESPVDFPLSAAVASPLLVAGIVFIVAQRILLRRDFRFVTAGTRGATRPLKPSPLAAPAIIVYGIVTLVLPFLALILVSLSPFWTSSVDLTRLTFDNYFKAFDDPAVINALTTSVVVSLAAMGIALPLGYLLTEVLYRRRGNAVVRAIIDTITQVPLGVPAVVFGVGFLYVYLGNPFMLYGTPLLMILVYVVLVLPFTVRLQLTARMTLGSTYEDAARASGAGVLRTHLGVMVPMMRGALAGASILMFVILTHEFAASMFVRSTRVQVLGTLLYDQWSRGSYPMVATIAIIMSAVTAAGLLLAAAVGGRAASLDKL